From Erinaceus europaeus chromosome 9, mEriEur2.1, whole genome shotgun sequence, one genomic window encodes:
- the MGAT1 gene encoding alpha-1,3-mannosyl-glycoprotein 2-beta-N-acetylglucosaminyltransferase, whose product MLKKQSAGLVLWGAILFVAWNALLLLFFWTRPLPSRLPPDSTLGDDPASLTRDVISLVEVAEAELERQRELLQQIRDHHARRSQRWRGPTVAPPAPATPPSAVIPILVIACDRSTVRRCLDKLLHYRPSAERFPIIVSQDCGHEETARVIASYGSAVTHLQQPDLSAIAVPPDHRKFQGYYKIARHYRWALGQVFRAFQFRAAVVVEDDLEVAPDFFEYFQATYPLLRADPSLWCVSAWNDNGKEQMVDAARPELLYRTDFFPGLGWLLLAELWAELEPKWPRAFWDDWMRRPEQRQGRACLRPEISRTMTFGRKGVSHGQFFDQHLKFIKLNQNFVPFTQLDLSYLRREAYDRDFLARVYAAPLLQVEKVRTSERQELGEVRVQYTSRDSFKAFAKALGVMDDLKSGVPRAGYRGIVSFLFRGRRVHLAPPQSWEGYDPSWN is encoded by the coding sequence ATGCTGAAGAAGCAGTCTGCAGGGCTTGTGCTGTGGGGCGCCATCCTCTTCGTGGCCTGGAACGCCCTGCTGCTGCTCTTCTTCTGGACGCGCCCGCTGCCCAGCCGCCTGCCCCCGGACAGCACCCTGGGTGACGACCCAGCCAGCCTCACCCGCGACGTGATCAGCCTGGTGGAGGTGGCCGAGGCCGAGCTGGAGCGGCAGCGGGAGCTGCTGCAGCAGATCCGGGACCACCATGCGCGCCGCAGCCAGCGCTGGAGGGGGCCCACGGTGGCCCCGCCCGCCCCCGCCACCCCTCCCTCGGCCGTGATCCCCATCCTGGTCATCGCCTGTGACCGCAGCACGGTCCGCCGCTGCCTGGAcaagctgctgcactaccggcCTTCTGCCGAGCGCTTCCCCATCATCGTCAGCCAGGACTGCGGCCACGAGGAGACGGCGCGGGTCATCGCCTCGTACGGGAGCGCCGTCACGCACCTGCAGCAGCCGGACCTGAGTGCCATCGCCGTGCCGCCCGACCACCGCAAGTTCCAGGGCTACTACAAGATCGCGCGCCACTACCGCTGGGCGCTCGGCCAAGTGTTCCGCGCCTTCCAGTTCCGTGCCGCCGTGGTGGTGGAGGACGACCTGGAGGTGGCGCCCGACTTCTTCGAGTACTTCCAGGCCACCTACCCGCTGCTGCGCGCCGACCCCTCGCTGTGGTGCGTGTCGGCCTGGAACGACAACGGCAAGGAGCAGATGGTGGACGCGGCCAGGCCCGAGCTGCTGTACCGCACCGACTTCTTCCCCGGGCTGGGCTGGCTGCTGCTGGCCGAGCTCTGGGCCGAGCTGGAGCCCAAGTGGCCACGGGCCTTCTGGGACGACTGGATGCGGCGGCCCGAGCAGCGCCAGGGCCGGGCCTGCCTGCGGCCGGAGATCTCCAGGACCATGACCTTCGGCCGCAAGGGCGTGAGCCACGGCCAGTTCTTCGACCAGCACCTCAAGTTCATCAAGCTGAACCAGAACTTCGTGCCCTTCACCCAGCTGGACCTGTCCTACCTGCGGCGGGAGGCCTACGACCGCGACTTCTTGGCACGGGTCTATGCAGCCccgctgctgcaggtggagaaggtGCGGACCAGTGAGCGGCAGGAGCTGGGTGAGGTGCGGGTGCAGTACACCAGCAGGGACAGCTTTAAGGCCTTCGCCAAGGCCCTGGGAGTCATGGACGACCTCAAGTCCGGGGTGCCTAGGGCCGGCTACCGGGGCATCGTCAGCTTCCTCTTCCGGGGCCGCCGGGTCCACCTGGCACCGCCTCAGTCCTGGGAAGGCTATGACCCCAGCTGGAATTAG